The Actinomycetota bacterium genomic sequence AAGCGAGGAGGAACAGCAGGATCAACGCCGTCTTCATGCTGGTGAGTTGCCGCCAAGCCCAGCGCAGCAGCCCCGCATTGCTTATTGGTGGAAGCGCAGAGCGATTCATTCGCTAGACGCAGTTCCGTCGTACCCATCGACGGCCTTGATCACCCGGGAAGTTCGCCTGCCCCATTTTGAACTCCGGCCAATGGATCCAGGAGCCGACTCCACCTGTCTTGTGCGATTTGTCAGCAATCCGGTGGCCAGAAGTACGACTCCCACAGTGATGAGGGCGTCGGCGAGATTGAAGGTGGCGAACCACCCTGTGTGGAAGTAGTCAACAACGCCTTGCCCGTCCAGTCGATCGACGAAGTTTCCTAGGGCACCACCTAATAACAATGCGGAGCCTGCGATGGATACAGAGTTGAGACTGCGTGCTCGCAAGATGAGCCATGTGAATCCTGTGCTGATGATCACGCCCGTGACAATCGTCACCATCATCGGCGGTAGCCACGAACCAAGGCTGAACGCGATGCCAGGGTTGTAGGTCAGTCGGAGAGTAACAAACCCAAGGTCGATTGAAGAGCCGTCGCTGAGACCAGCCACGACGAGCGCCTTGACGACTGCGTCGGTCAACGTTGCTAGCGCTGCGATAGTCAAGATCAGGACAATTCGCGGTCTCACAGCTGTGTTCGGATTCCGTCTCACATTAGCGTCGCGCTGGATGTGCGAAATCAATCGAAAAGTTCGCCTAGAAAGCCACCTCGGCGTTTCCCTGACTTGCCTCCATGTTTGCTGCTGGCGTGTTTTGAGCCGTGGCCATCGTCGTAACCTGTTTGTTCTTGGTACTGGGCACTGCTTGGACGAGCTCCATACGCGGTCTCCTCTGCAGCGATTAGTCGATCGAGCTCTCCGCGATCAAGGAATATCCCCCTGCACTCGCTGCATTGATCGATTACTACGCCGTTGCGTTCGTAGGTATGCATGGCTGCCTTGCACTTGGGGCAAGTAATTGGCATCGCGGTCTGATTCATAGGTGCTCTATTCGGGGTGAGTTGGGTGAAACTGGGTGCCCTTTCGTCGGACTGCTACTCGGGCGAGCATCTTCACGCTGGCGGCAGCCAAACCAGTGAGTGCCGCGATTCCAAGCAAGGAACTTGCCCATTCGAGCAATGTTGCGTGAGCAGGGTTCATTCGCTGCTGCAGTCAATGACTGTCCACATTGCTCGTGCCGAGGTGAAGGCAGGATCAGCCGATAGATGCAGTTCGTCCGTGCACAATTGCCAGGAGGCCGCGAGTCCGACCGTCGACGCAGGCACGAGCGACTAACCGGACTTGTGATCCAGTCGCACGAGTCGTCGATCTTGGGGAATTCGTGGGCTAGTGAAGACATGTAAGTCATGTCCTCGAGCAGTAGTAGCGGGAGGTCGACGCCGCAAGCCTTTGACTCGACACGGGCTCTCTCACATCCACCTTTCCATGCTCAATGATTCGTTTGACCGCTGGTTGGCGCCGTACACTTCTGGTCGCCACCGCAATCCATCAAGTTCTTTTGGGCTATTTGATGAATTGCGGTAGCGCACTTGTATCTTCGCTTGACTGCCGGCTGCCAAGGAGCGTGCTGGATCAAGATTTCATGAAGATTCATGGCTGTGGCAGTAGCCGCCGGAACTATTGAATGATTTATGTGGCCGCGGTCACAATTGGGCAATGCTCAATGCAGGTTCCGGCTTGACTGGACATCCTGGACGCTAAGAGTTACTTGTGCTTTCGTCAGGTTCTGTCGATATATCAAGGGTGTCCGGCGGGAGTTCCGGAGAGGATGCAGATGACGACGGCGTTCCGTACTCGCGGGGCGAAGTCACGATGATTAGTGCGCAAGCGGCAATTACCATCAATGGAATTATGCTGACAACGGGCATTCCGATCGCGGCGAAAACGAGCACTAAGACCGCCTCTCCGCCGATCAAGGCTGCGATGGCCTTGAGTGAAATGCGCTTGCGCATGGCAGATACCTTCCTTGTGAGGGATTCTTCTCGTGCATCGCACGATGGCAGGACACTCGACAGGACTTGGTAGCGGAGTTTGTGGTTTGCGAGGCGGCGCAGTAGGCGCGTATTGGGGATTCTGATTCTGACCGAGTTGAGCGCTAGATCGACTCGGATAACTCATCGGAACTAAGGCTATTCTGCAACAAAGGCATTCGTCCATGGCGAACCTGAGACGAACTAGCACTTGTCTAGCGTGGATTGAGTACTGAGCGCATTTGGTTTGTACATCATCGACATTACCAACACTGGGCAAGTGGGATTGCTGTCGGTTGAGTTGGCACCTTCTATTGCGGGACGTGTTCTTGCGGGAGGATGTCTGTCATGCCGAAGAAGTACCCGCCGGAGTTCAAGAGGGACGTGATCACCGTCGCCCGTCGAGGTGATCTGAGTGTCGCGGAAGTCGCCATCGATTTCGGGGTGGCTGAGGAGACCGTGCGTCGCTGGTTGCGCCAAGCCGATGTCGATGACGGGCTGAAAGACGGTCAGACCTCCTCGGAACAGGCTGAAGTGGTCCAGCTGCGCCGCAGGATGCGGCGTTTGGAGATGGAGAACGAGATCCTGCGTAGGGCCGCGGCCTATTTCGCTTCGTCCACGCTCCCAAAATGACCTACCCGCTGGTCCGTGACCTGGCCGCCGAGGGATTCCCGGTGCGGTTGGCCTGCGGGGTGCTCGGCTTCTCGACTCAGGCGTTCTACGCCTGGCTCAAGCAGCCCGTCGGTGACCGGGAGCTCGAGGACGCCTACGTGATCAATGCGTTGATCGATGCCCATAGGGATGATCCTGCGTTCGGCTACCGGTTCCTGGCCGACGAACTCGAGCGTGCCGGGATCGACGTCGGGGAGCGCCGGGTCTGGCGCTTGTGCTCCCAGCAGCGTTTGTGGTCCACGACCGTGCGCAAGGGGCGGCGCGGCAAGAAGCCTGGTGCTGCGGTCCATGACGATCATGTTCAGCGGGACTTCACCGCGCCCGAGCCGAATCGCAAGTGGGTCACGGACATCACCGAGCACCCGACCGTCAACGAGGGCAAGGTCTACTGCTGCGCGATCAAGGACCTGTTCAGCAACAGGATCGTCGGCTACGCGATCTCTGACCGGATGACCGCGGACCTGGCCGTGGGGCGCTACGGGCAGCGATTGCCCGACGCCAACCAGACGGCGTCGTGATCGTCCACGCCGACCGAGGAGCGCAATTTCGCGCCAGGAGTTTCCAGGCCGTCTTGAAGGCTGCTGGCCTCCAAGGCTCGATGGGCCGGGTCGCCTCTGCTGGCGACAATGCCGCCATGGAGTCGTTCTGGGCGCTGCTGCAGCGCAACGTCCTGAACTCCCAGACGTGGCGGACCCGCGAGGACCTGCACTACGCGATCGTCCACTGGATCGAGCACACCTACAACCGCCGACGCCGCCAACGCGGCCTCGGGAAACTCACCCCGGTTGAGTTCGAGCTAGCCGTCACCGACAACGCCGCTCAGTCAGCCGCCTGAACGACACAACCAGTGTCAATCAGACCGACAGCAATCCCAGTCAGAGTTGCGACGATAACAAGCAGGGTTGTCAGAACTGCTCCAACGGAAATTACAACTAGTGACACTGTGACCGCGCCGAGGCCAATTGTGACCGCTCGCTTCGAAATATTCGCTTCTTCATCCCCTATTCGTGGGCTGGGCCAACCCTCCAAGGTTCACGCACCTGCAAAGAGATTTGAACCACTAACGATAGAGATTTGATGAAGTTAGTTGCGTTCTGCGCGAAGTCACTCCATAGGTAGTCGGGGCGTTGCTAGGTTCCAGCGTATGAGTGCAGACTGCTGGCCAGAAAGTTGACGCCGAAGTAGTTG encodes the following:
- the lspA gene encoding signal peptidase II — encoded protein: MTIAALATLTDAVVKALVVAGLSDGSSIDLGFVTLRLTYNPGIAFSLGSWLPPMMVTIVTGVIISTGFTWLILRARSLNSVSIAGSALLLGGALGNFVDRLDGQGVVDYFHTGWFATFNLADALITVGVVLLATGLLTNRTRQVESAPGSIGRSSKWGRRTSRVIKAVDGYDGTASSE
- a CDS encoding zf-TFIIB domain-containing protein, producing MPITCPKCKAAMHTYERNGVVIDQCSECRGIFLDRGELDRLIAAEETAYGARPSSAQYQEQTGYDDGHGSKHASSKHGGKSGKRRGGFLGELFD